The Polypterus senegalus isolate Bchr_013 chromosome 1, ASM1683550v1, whole genome shotgun sequence genome includes a window with the following:
- the bncr gene encoding protein Bouncer: MLKPLALLILLLLYQTLPVGGILCLYCPFERKEESCPIIETQCREDEFCYTASGQYSGIDVLSGKGCLARDKCDIEGNVRYKGISYSVTYACCRENMCNAAHNTHPSRVLLVFIPGLVAVWLMGQALNLW; the protein is encoded by the coding sequence ATGCTGAAGCCGTTGGCTCTGCTTATTCTGCTGCTCTTATACCAGACCTTGCCAGTTGGTGGCATCCTTTGCCTCTACTGTCCCTTTGAACGCAAAGAGGAGTCCTGCCCGATCATTGAGACGCAGTGCAGGGAGGATGAATTCTGCTACACCGCCAGTGGCCAGTATTCTGGGATTGATGTCCTGTCAGGGAAAGGATGTTTGGCCAGAGACAAGTGTGACATTGAGGGAAACGTCCGCTATAAAGGCATCTCCTACAGTGTGACGTATGCCTGTTGTCGTGAAAACATGTGCAACGCTGCCCACAACACACATCCCTCTCGAGTTCTACTGGTGTTCATTCCAGGACTTGTGGCTGTCTGGCTCATGGGACAGGCTTTGAATCTGTGGTGA